The Guyparkeria halophila DNA window CTCGCCGCGTTGGTATGTCGATGCCCGCGAGACCAGTGTGCCCACCTGGAACTACCAATCCGTGCACGTGCGCGGTCGGGTGCGCCTGGCCGGCGAAGGCGTGCCCGGTTGGCTCGACCGGCATCTGCACGACCTGATCGACACCCATCAGGCACGTATCGGTGGGGACCCGTTCGACTGGGATCACCTGCCGGAAAAGCAGATTGCCGGCATGAAGGCGGCGATCGTGGGGATCGAGTTGCTGCCCGACCGGATCGAGGGCATCGAGAAACTGGCGCAGAACAAGACGGCGACCGACCGTGATGGCGTGATCGACGGGCTACACCGTCGCAATGATGCCGAATGCGAGGCCATGGCCGACCTGATGCGCTCGCGGGAGCCGTGAGCCCCGGTTGGGTGTTCCGACGGTGAGCTACGACGCAGGGCCCAGCGACGCGATTCCCTGCGACGCGATTCTCGGCGCGACTGGTCTATAACCTCCTGATGGTCATGCCGTTCCTTCCTGGTTATGGGGAGGGCCTGAGGCCCCTTGTCACGATGCCTTTCCAAGGGAAAGCGGGGAGTTACCGATGAAACGACGTCAAGCGATCGGCCTGATCCTGGTGGGCGGCCTGTTCGCCAGCCGGTCGGCCCACGCCGATTTTGCGAGTGACCTGCTCAAGCGACTGCAAGGCGGCTCGGAGGGCGCGAGTGGCGACAACCCCTCTGGGTCGAGTTCGGCCGTGGCGGATCTGAGTCAGGGAGAAATGGACCAGGGCATTCGGCAGGCACTCGACAAGGGTGTCGACGTCGCCGTCAGCCAACTGGGCCAGCACGGCGGGTTCCTGAACGATCCCGCGGTGCGTATTCCCTTGCCCGGCCCCTTGCAGCAGGTCGAGGGCGCGTTGCGTACCCTGGGGCAGGGCGGACTGGCCGACGAGTTCGTCCAGACCATGAACCACGCCGCGGAACAGGCGGTGCCGGAGGCGACCGAGGTATTCCACGGTGCGATCAAGCGCATGAGCCTTGCCGACGTGCGGGGCATCCTGGAAGGGCCGAACGATGCGGCGACCGAGTACCTGCGCCGCAGCAGCTCGGAGGAACTGACCACGCGCTTTCGCCCGATCGTCGCGTCGGCGACCAACCAGGCCGGTGTGACCGGGGCCTACAAGAAGATGATCGACAGCGCCGGTCCGATGGCCCGGATGGCCGTGGGGGACACGGACCTCGACGGCTACATCACGGACAAGGCGCTCGACGGCCTGTTCCTCAAGATCGCAGAACAGGAGAAGCTGATCCGCACCGATCCCGCGGCCCGCACGACCGACTTGCTCAAGCAGGTGTTCGGCAAACGCTGAGGGGTTGGCCCGGCCGGGCGGGCTCGCCCATCGAGGCCCTTCCGAAATTTATGTCAGCGGCGGGCTTGCCCGTTATGCCGACGCCGCATGAGCAACCGGGGCAGCCGGCGCAGGAAGCCGGCGAGCAATCGCAGGTGCATCCAGATCAGCAGGCGGTTGTCCCGCCCGTAGCGAAAGTGCGAGACCCCGTCCTCCTCGGCATCGAAGTAGCGCACCGGGGCATCGACGTTCACCAGCGGCAAACCTCGCCAGGCCAGGCGCACGGCGGCCTCGGGGTCGAAGTCGAAGCGCCGCATCCAACGCGCGTCCTCCATCACCGCGACGAGATCGTCGATCGGATAGATCCGCATGCCGAACAGCGAATCGCCGATTCCCGCCCAGAGCGTTTCGAGATTCGCCCAGAAATTCGAGATCTTGCGTCCCTGAACGCGCAATGCCGGGGCATCGGCGGAGAACACGGGGCGGCCGAGGACCAGTGCCTCGGGGTGCTCGCGCGCCGCCTCGACGAAGGCGCCGATGCACGCCGCGGGATGCTGTCCATCGGCATCCAGGGTCAGGGCATGGGTAAAGCCCGCCTGTCGTGCCGCCCGCACTCCCGTCAGCACGGCGGCACCCTTGCCATGGTTCGTCTCGTGACGTAGCAGCGTCACCGACTCGTGCTCGGCCACCAGATGGGCTAAGCGTTCGACGGTCGCCGGGTCGCTGCCGTCGTCGACCACCCAGACGGGCAGTCCACCGCCTGCCGTCAAGGCAGAGCGCACCGTTTCGTCGATACGTGGCCCCGGGTCGAAGCAGGGGATCAGGATCAGGGGGTGAATTGGTGTCGGGGCGTTCATCGCGCGTCGAGCTCGGTGGCAAAGCGATTGCGCCAGGCGGTGGCGGCCCGGTGTGGGTTCGACTCGAGGAGGTCCGGATGCACCGCTAGGCGCTCGACCCGCAGTCGAACCGGTAGCTTGGGTAGCTGCCAGGCGGGCGTCTGCTTGGTCAGCAGGGGACGGTCGTAGCGAAAGACGAAGGCATGCAGGGGCGCGCCTGCCTGGCGGGCAAGCATGAACGGTGCCGGCTGGAAGGGACCGAGTCCGGCCGCATCATCGCCCGGGCTGCGCGACCCCTCCGGGAACATCAGGACGTGGCAGCCGCTGCGGATGGCGGCACGTGCGCCGAGCATCATGTCGAGTGCGTGATCATTGGGCAGGTAACCCGCCAGCCGGGCGGGCAGGGCAAACAATGGGTTGCGCAGAAGCCCGGCGCGCATGACGCAGATGATGTTCGGGGCGTGTGCCAGCACGATCAGGGCGTCGAGCAGCGAGGGGTGGTTGGCCACGATTACGCCGGCCGGGGCACGCTTGAGGGTATCGAGTGGTCGGCTATCGACCCGCAACGCCCCGATGGTGACCAGCCAGAGCCGGTAGGCGCGCATCGCGTGATGAATGATGCGACGCGCGGCGAGCCGGCGGGTGGGGCCGGGTAGCAATGCCACCATCAGGGCCAGTGGCAGCCAGCCGATCAACAGCACGGCAAGACCGCCGTGGCCCAGTGGCACGGCGATCACCCGGTGCAGGGCGCGGGCCAGCGAACCGAGCCCGGTGCTCACAGCGCCGGCCACACGGTGTCGATCGCCGCCGTCCCGTCCCGGGGAAGGCGCAAGGTGGCCTCGATCTCGACCAGCAGGTCCTCACGACAGATGTCGGCCTGCAGGTAGACCTGTTCGACCCGGTCATCCAGCCAGCGGTCGATGCACTCGCGCACCGGTACCAGGTGGGCCGGATGACGCAGGTAGATCCGCAGGAGGCCGGTCTCGTCCCAGGCGAACCGGCGTGCCGGCGCGTCCCTTCGGGCGTTTGCCTGCTCGAGGACCGTCTCCAGGTTGGCGATCGTCTCCTCGGTCTGCTTGACCACGTCGTCGTGGTGTCGGGTCTCGTGGCCAACGATCGAGGCGGTGCCCGAGACGAACAGCCAGTCGTGCCGCGCCCCGCTCGCCAGCGCCGCCCGCGCGAACAGGGGGCTTTTCGGACCGTAGCGCACAGGGTAGTTCCAGGCGCTGACCTGGCGGGGATTTTCGATCCGTTGGGTGGGCGTGGCCGCGGCCAGATAGAACAGACGCCCCTTGGTGCCGTCGGGGCTCCCCAGGGCACAGGCGGCCGGGGCCGAGGCCGACGGGGCCTGCCCGGCGTGATCGAAGGCCGCCGCGCGCCCCTGGTTGAACAGCCGATAGCGTTCCAGCCCGCTGCCGGCGTCGATGGCATTGATCTCGGGGAGGTAGTGCCAGACCCGCCAGAGGTGCGGAGTGCGCGCTCGGTCCAGCCGCTCGAAAAGCCGCCCGTAGGCGCTCTCCGCGCCGAGGGCCAGTCCCTCGGATTCGTCGATCGGTAGGTTGCCGAAGACCCAGCCATCCGCGTGGGCAAAGCATTCGCCCCCTTGCTGCTGAAGCGTGACCTCGCTCGGGGCGAGAAACACTTCCACCGGGTCGCTGTCGGCGTCGTCGAGCCGGGTGAGCGGCAGGGTGCCGATGCAACCGTTGCCTTCGCCGTGGTTGCTGTCGGGCAGGCAAAGCGCGGCCAGCAGCCGGTCGCGCGCCTCGTCGGGCAACCGAGATGGACGTGCCCGTGCCGTCATCCGCGTGTGTCGGTTTCGCCGGACAGGGGTTGGACCTTGCGACGGTGGGCGCGCCAGTCGGCGAGTGACCGGCGCAACCGCGCGATCGAGGTGACGTAGTAGATCGCCTTGAGGATCCGGATCGAACGCCAGATCGGCGTGCCGCGATGGATGTCGGCGGCCAGCAGCGAGATCAGGGCCTCCTTGACGCGGAAGAAGTTGCGCGGGGCCATGAACAGGTCGCGCATCACCGGCTTGGTGATCCGGTAGATGAACCAGGAGAACTCCTTGGGGCCGCGACGCACCTGGCGGTCGTAGGCCTTCAGGGCCTGTTTCGCCCGGGCCGGCTCGCGCAGCACGGTGTCGATTGCATCGGCGCCGAACACGCCGCTCTGCATGGCGAGCATCACGCCGCTGGAGAATACCGGGTCGATGAACATGAAGGCATCGCCCACCAGGATGAAACGATCCCCGTGCGTGCGGTCGGCCGAGTAGGAGAAGTTGCCCGTGGCCTGCACGTCGCGCACCAACGAGGCATCGGCCAGGCGGCGCTTGAGTTCCGGGACGGTGTCGATGTTGTCGAACAGGAACTGCTCCAGGGAACGGCCCGCGCGGGTTTTCATGTGATACGGCCAGGTCACCATGCCCACGCTGGTTACCCCGTTCTTCAACGGGATGAACCAGAACCAGCCGTGGTCGAACCAGAACAGGGTGATGTTGCCCTCGGTCTTGCCCGGGTTGCGCTCGGCGTCGCGGAAATGGCCGAAGACCGCCGCGCTGTTGTGCTTGCGGGAGCGACGCTTCCAGCCGTGACAGTTGGCGAGGAAGGTGTCGCGGCCGGTGGCATCGGCGACGAAGGCCGTTTGCCAGATGCGCTGATCCCCGTGCTCGTCGCGGGTGGTGACCGTGGCGTGGTACTCGCGCCCCCGCTCGTCGGTTCGGGGGGCATCATGAAAATCGATGTCGACGACCTTGGTGCCCTCGGAGGTGCGCGCGCCGTGGCGCTCGGCGTTGCGGAACAGGATGCGATCGAATTCCGCGCGCTCGACCTCGTAGGCCTTGGGCATCGACTTGTCCCAGGCATCGCCGAAGTTGTAGGGCTGGACGTGGTCGTGGGCCGGCGAGACGAACTCGGCCCCCCACTTGTCGATCCCGATCTGGGCGATCTCGTCGGCCACGCCCAGGGTCTCGAACAGCTCGAGGTTGGCCGGCAGCAGTGACTCGCCGATGTGAAACCGCGGATGGTGTTCCTTTTCGACCATCACCACGTCGTGTCCCTTGCGCGCCAGCAGCGTCGACAGGGTCGAGCCGCCGGGCCCGCCCCCGACGACGAACACGTCGCAATAGCCGCCCTCTGCGACAGGCGGGGCGTGTTCGGTGCCCCTAAGGGGAAGATCGGGGGAGGCGGTAGCGTCCTGGGCGTGCATGCGGTCGGCCTTCGTGGCGATGGTCGGTGATTCGGGGGCATGCCGGCCGGTCAACTCCTGACGGCCCTGGCAGCGGGTCGACATGATCGGAGTCCGGGCAGTTCGCGTCAACTTTGTTGGTGTGGCGAACCATTCGCGTGCGGGGGATGATGTCCACTGATCGGCGCGGCGGTTGGTGTCGCTTGAACGCCGAGGTCTGGCCGTGCGATAGTCGCGCGCTTCGAGGAAACTCGGCACGAACCGGTAGTGCCGCTGCGAAACCGCCCGAAAGGGGATCGCGGGTGCGAACAAAACCGCAAGCCAGAGGCGTTATCGAATGGTGGAGGGTTTCCTTTAGCAACGGTGGATCAACGGATCGCCGCAGAGACAAGGTGGAGTCAGGGTGGCATCGGACGACAGAGGAGGTGACCGCGCCGCGGTAAGCCGGGATGCATGGGGGCGGGAGCTGATCCGGCGGCTCACCTGCTGCTGGCTCCTGAAGGGGCTGGGAACCACCGTGTTGATGACCCTGTTCTTCATCGCCTATTTTCACCTGCTCAACTCGCCCATGGACGAGCCCGTGGTCATGCCCGAAACCTGGGTCGACCGTCGGGTGCTGTTCGAGCCGATGTTTTTCTATCTGTATGCCTCGCTGTGGCTGTACGTCTCGCTGGTCCCGGCCCTGATGCCGGATCGGGCGACATTGGTGCGTTACGGGGTGGCGATTACTGGATTGTGTCTGGCCGGCCTGGCGGTGTTTCTGGTCTTTCCCACCAGCATTGAGCGTGATCCGGGCCTGTGGGCGGGCGAGCCGGCCTTCGCCTGGTTGGCCGCCGTCGACAGCAGCGGCAACGCGTTTCCCTCCCTGCATGTCGCCAGTGCGCTGTTCAGCGCCTTCTGGATGGACCGTCTCATCCGGGCGATCGGCATGCCCGCCGTCTGGCGGGGGCTCTCGGCGCTCTGGGCGCTGGGTATCGCCTATTCCACCCTGGCCATCGGCCAGCATGTGTTCTGGGACGTGGTGGGCGGTGCGATCTTGGCCGCCGCCTTTGCCTGGCTCTCCGCGAACTGGTTGTCGGTACGACACCCGGCCGGGGTGCGAGCCACGCACGGCATGAGCCTCTCCCCCATTGACCGATCACCAGAGGTGGATCCATGAGCGCGCCGTCAGCCAGTCCGTCGTTGTCCCCGAGATTGCCCCGGCTCGGTATCACGGCCCTGACCGCCACCACGCCGGCCGGTCCGGGGCGGGGGGCCTTGCTGGCCGCGCTGCGTGACCGCCGCGGCGCGCTGGCGCCCTGCGACTTCCTCGACGTCGATCTGCCCACCTGGATCGGCCGCGTAACGGATCTCGAATCCGTCTCCCTCCCGGATGATCTTGCCGACTACGACTGCCGCAACAACCGGCTCGCCGAACTGGGTCTGCAGCAGGACGGTTTTGCCGAGGCGGTTGCGGCGGCGGTCCAGCGCCACGGCGCCGGGCGGATCGCCGTGGTCCTGGGCACCAGCACCTCGGGGATACTGCATACCGAATTGGCCTTCCGCGAACGCGACCCGGAAACCGGAGCGCTGCCCAGCCCTCTGCACTACGCGACCACGCACGAGTTGTCCTCCGCCCCCCGCTACGTGCGGCAACGCCTGGATCTCAAGGGGCCGGTCTATGCGGTGTCCACCGCCTGTTCGTCCAGCGGCAAGGTGTTTGCCAGTGCGCAACGCCTGATTGCCACCGGAATGTGCGATGCGGTCGTGGTCGGTGGCGTCGACAGTCTCTGTCTGACCACCTTGTACGGGTTTGCCTCGCTCGAGTTGACCTCAACCGGGCCCTGTCGGCCGGGCGATGCGGCCCGGAACGGCATCTCCATCGGTGAGGCGGCCGGATTCGCCCTGGTCGAGGCGGACCGCGGCGAGGCGCCTCTCTGCCTGTTTGGTGTGGGCGAGAGCGTCGATGCGCACCACATGTCCTCGCCGCATCCCGAGGGGCGGGGGGCGCAACTGGCGATGCGCCGGGCCCTGGATGCCGCCTCGCTTGCGCCGGCATCGGTGGATTACGTCAACCTGCATGGCACGGCCAGCCGGGTCAACGATGCCGCCGAGGACCGCGCACTGGAGGCCGTCTTCGGGCGGGGGCAGGTGTGCTCGTCGACCAAGGGATGGACGGGGCATACGCTGGGCGCGGCTGGTATCACGGGCCTGGTTACCGGGGCTCTCGCCATCGAACACGGTTTCCTGCCCGGTACGCTCAACACCGAGCAGGTCGACCCCGACTTCACGGCCGACTACCTGCTGGGCAATCGTGATCGGCGCCCGACCCGGGTGATGACCAACTCGTTCGGGTTCGGCGGGAACAATTGCAGCCTGTTGTTCGGTCGGCCGGAGGAAAACGCATGAAGCTATCGATCAGGGGGGTCGGTTTCGTCGGCGCCGCGCTGTCAGACTGGCGCGAGGCGGCGGATGCGTTGCGAACCGGGCGCGAGCCGGGTCACATGTCGGTCGCCGAACTGGGGCGGGCGCTCAAGGCCGATCGACTGCCGCGCACCGAGCGCCGCCGTGCCGGCAAGAGCACGCGACTGGCGATGACGGCCTGCTGGGAAGCGGTCGAGGCCGCCGGCCTCGATCCGGCCACCTTGCCGATGGTGTTTGCCTCGTCCACCGGCGATACCGAGGTGCTTACCCACAGTTGTGCCTCGCTCGCCGAGACGGACCGCATGATCTCGCCGATCCGCTTTCACAATAGCGTGCACAACGCGGCCTCGGGTTACTGGTCGATTTCGGTGGGGGCGCAGGAACCCGCCACCGCGATTGCCGCTCATCACGAGACCGCCGCGGCCGGACTGCTCGAGGCGGGGATGCAGGCCACCCTCGGGGATCGACCGGTGTTGCTGGTTGTCTATGACCTGCCGTTCCCCGAACCGATGCATCAGGCCGAACCAATTGCCGAGCCGCTCGCGATCGCCCTGGTGATCCAGTCGGCACAGGCAGGCGATACCGACCGACTGGCCATTACGCTTAGCGCCGAAACCGACCGTGGCGATGCCGGCATGGCCGGCCCGGCCTGGGAACGGCTGCGCCGGGAGGTGCCCGCCGGGCGGCTCCTGCCATTGCTGGAGGCCATGGTCCGGAGAGAGCCTGGTCGGTTCCCGCTTGCACTGGACGAGACCAGCTACCTTGACCTGAGCTATCAACCGAAGTGATGAATTCAAGTCCATGAATAACAAGGAAACGGTGCAAAGCAAACTGGCGCTGGTCACCGGGGCCAGCGGCGCGATCGGGGCAGCCATCGCTCGCCGACTGGCCGCCGATGGATTCGACCTGTTGCTGCATGCCAACCGTAACGTCGAGCGTGTAGAGGAGCTGGCCGTGGAGTTGCGGACCGCGGGAGGCGAGGCCGAGGCGCTGACTTTCGATGTGACCGACCCCGAGGCCGTCGACGCGGTCCTGGCGCCGATCCTCGCCGAACGAGCGATACAGGTGCTGGTGAATAACGCGGGCATGCACGATGATGGCCCGCTGGCGGGGATGTCCGCGGCGCGCTGGCGTGCGGTGGTGGATGTCTCGCTCAATGGCTTTCACCACGTGACCCAACCGGTGTTGCTGCCCATGATCCGCACCCGCTGGGGGCGGGTGATCAATATCGCTTCGGTCAGCGGGTTGATCGGTAACCGCGGCCAGAGCAATTATTCGGCGGCCAAGGCGGGGCTGATCGGTGCGACCCGGGCACTGTCCCGGGAGGTCGCCTCGCGAGGGGTGCTGGTCAACGCCGTTGCGCCGGGCCTGATCGAGTCGCCGATGAGCGCGGGTTCCGCCGCGGCGGATGGCATCAAGGATCACATCCCCATGCGCCGGGCCGGTCGACCGGAGGAGGTCGCCGAGGTGGTCGGTTTCCTGGCCGGCGAGGGTGCGGCCTATGTGACCGGGCAGGTGATCGCCGTCGATGGCGGCATGACGTGAGCCGAGGGCGATCGACCGAGGGCGACTGAAATGATCCAGCGGCCATGAAGCAGTCATGAAGCCAATCCATGCCAGGGCCGGCGGCTACCCCGTCATGCTCAGTTTCGACGACGGCCCGCGGCCCGGGTCGACCGAACGGATTCTCGACGTGCTGGCCGGGCGTGGCCTGCAGCCGGACCGCCCGTTGCGGGCGGCGTTCTTCACGCTTGCGCATAACCCACCGGGTTGGCTGGCCCGCCGCCTGCTGTTCGCCCCCTACGAGATCTGGACGGAGAAGGGGAGCCTCGTTCGTCACCCGGATCTGGCCCGCCGGATCATCGAGGAGGGGCACTGGCTGGGCAATCACGGTGCCACGCATTTCTGGCCGCGCTGGCCCTGGTATCGAAACCCGCGGCGGGTGGAGGCGCAACTGCTGGAATGGGAGCGGGTGGCGGATGCCGTGGTGCCCGCCTGGCGAGGGCGATCGGCACGCCTGGCGCGTGCGCCTTATCTGAGCCGGACTTCCGCCTGGCGCGCCGCCACGGCACGGACCGGTTTTACCGAGCTTGGGGGCATGACGACGGGGGATGCCGATCCGCGCGCCGCCTGCGACGATGTCCGCCGCACGCTGTTGACTCGGCTGGAGCGCGAACGTCGCCTCGCCGAGCAAACCAGCCGACCCGTGCTCCTGATCTTCCATGATATCCGTGAGCTGACCGCCGAGTGCCTCGATGGGTGGCTGGACGCGATCAGCGCGGCGGGGTATGCCCTGACCGACTTCGACCCCGACCGACTCTGATCCGTCAGTCCGTCAGCCGGCGTTCGTCAGCCAGACGGACAGACCCCCGTCGAGTATCACCGCGCCTTCGTGTTCCAGGATGAATCCGTACCGCGCCATTTCCCCGGCTTGCGCCTCGCAGGTCACGGTAATGCGCAGGGGGCCGGGCAACCCGTCGAGCCGATCCACGCGCGGGCTCAGGCTATTGGCCCGCGTGATCATGCCTTGCCCGGCCGCCTCGCCGTTGGACTGCAGCGCCAGGTGTAGGGCCATCGCCTGTCCGGCCATCTCCACACCGGCAAAGACGCCCAGTCGGCCACCGACGCGCAAGGGATTGTCGGGGCGGTGATGGGCCCGGGTCTCGCCGACCAGGCGGCTGTCATCGACGCGCAGGATTCGCTCGAGCTGGCAGACGTCACCGTGATGCGGTAGGAGGGCGCAAAGGGCGGGGCCGTCGAGGGCGGTCAGGTCGATCGGCATGGATACATACCTCAGGGCTGTTTTGTCGTCGGTGTCGAGCGATCGGACGGGGCGGCGAAGATCGCGGCCAGCAGCCAGGCCGCGAGCGCCCCCGGGGCCACCGTTGCCCCGATGGCCTGCAGCACGGGCACCGATGAGAATGCCAGCACACCGAAGGCCGTGACGGTGGTGGTCGTCGCCAGGGTCAGGGAGGCGAGGGTGCGCGCATCCAGTCCGTTGCTTTGGCCTGGCGGGGGCTGGAAAAACAGGGCGTAGTTCGAGCCGATGGCCGCGACCAGCAGCAGACCGACCAGGTGCAGCAGGGTCAGCTGTCCGCCAAACAGCGCGTGCCCGGCCACCACCAGCAGGACCGCGAGCGTGATCGGCAGCAGCGTGCGCAACGTGCGCCGAGGGCTTGCCTGCACGAGCAGGAGCAACAGGACGATCGCCGCGGCGCCCGCCACGGAGACCACCAGTGTGGTGTTGAGATAGCGGGCGTAGAGCCGGTTCGATTCTGCCAGCAGGTCGATCAGCACGGCGGATTCGACCGGGTCGATCGCCTCGCCCAGGGCCGCCAAGTCGCTGGGGCTGGCGGGATCGGTGTACAGGGTGATGACGGCCGCCGCGTGACCCGCTTTCCCGTCGGATGGCAATTGCCCGGCGACCGCGAGCCAGAGGGGCGTGCCCTCGAGGTCCGCGAGTCCGATCGCCGCCGCGTCTTTCTGGCGCGCCACGTCATCGACGAAGCCCGGCAGGCGGTCGGGTGATACCGGCAGGTCGGTGAGCGCCTGCGCAAGACGTTGCTCGAGTTCCTCCCCACTCGGCAGGGCCGCCTGTCGCGCGTGCTGCGTTGCCAGCGAGGGCAGGGTTTCGGTCGGCGAGCGATAGCCGGCGAGCAGACCGTTCTCGACGCGCTGATCCAGTATCGCGGTGACGCGCTCGGCGGCGCGTAGTGCCGCCTCGCGATCGTCGCCCTTCACGACAACCAAGTGGCGTGGGCTCGGGGAGCCGAGTTGCTCGCGCAGGCGGGTATCGGTGGCTTCCAGGCCGGGGTCGATCGGGGCAAGCCCGGAAAGCGTGTCTCGCCAGAGGCCGTCCTGCTGGAAGACGAGCACGGCCACGGCCAGTGCGCCCAGCAACACGGCAACCGACCGCAGTCGCCGCAACCCGGCGACCGGACGCTCGAGCCGTCGACCCAGCCCGGCGATGTCGGCGCGGGGCAGCCGTGGCCCCAGGATCGGCAGCACATAGCGGGTGACCAGCGCCGCGGTGAGCAGGCCGGTCATGGCGTAAAGGCCGATCTGCATCAAGCCCGGAAAGCCGGAGAAGAGCAGGGCGGCGAAACCGATCAGCGAGGTGATCAGGCCGAGGCGCACGGTGGGCCAGTAGTCCCGAAGCCAGGCGTGCTGCCCGGCCCGTTGCCCGGCCCTGTCCACGCGAGACTGCCGGGACTGGACAAAGTAGTAGATGCTGTAATCGATCGCCTCGCCCATCAGGGCGGTACCAAAACCGATCGTGATGCCGTGGACCTCGTCGAAGCCCAGTCCGACCATGGCAATCCCGACGGCTACCCCACTGCCGACTGGCAGCAACCCGGCCAACAGCACGGGCAACGAGCGATAGGCGAGCAGCAGCACCAGGGTCACCAGGATCACGCTGATGGTCGTGAACAGGGTGACCTCGGCCTTGATGTGGTCCCGCGCCTCGATGGCAAACATCGGTGAGCCGGCGATCACGAGCCGCAGGGAGGGATCGATGTCGCCGCGGATCGTGTCGAAGGCGGCCTGGATGCGTTGGGCGGCACGGGCCAGCCCGTCGGTGTCCGAGCCCGACGCACGGGCCTGCGCGACCAACAGCATGGTCGATTGATCGGAGGACGACCAGACGCCACAGCAGCGAGCCGGGCCGGCCCGGCCGGCTTGGGAATCGTGTCGGTCGAGCAGCGCCAGCATCTCCCCGGTGGGATCGCGCGGGAAGAGCTCGCGGGTGATGTCACCCAGGGGCGAGTTGAGCTCGCGTATCGACTCGCCGATCGCCCGGGTCAGCCCCTCGACCGAAAACCGCTCGGCATCGACCGCCGGGCTCAACAGATAGCGGTGCTCGAACAGGAACTGCCGGGCCTGCTCGTGGTGGGCCCGATCGCCGTTTTGCACGGCGGCGAAGGCGGGGTCATCGACCAGGTCGGCATGCAGCTGCCGGCTGGCCTTGGCCCGCTGCTCACCAGACCCGCCGTCGATTCCGACGAGGAAGGTGCGCGAGACCGCGCCGCGCTGGAGCTGATCCACCAGCAGTTGCTGCTCGGGGCTGGGCGAGGCAGGCAGGAAGGCGGACATGTCCGCCGTAAAGCGTGTCTGGGTGATCGAGTAGATGGCCAACAGCACGACCGTCAGCCACAGGCCGAGAATCAGGGCGGGATTGCGGCGTGGAGTCATGGGGACCGGCGCTCGTCGTCCGGATCAGCGTTGCCATGCGGGCCCAGTCGCATCACGCTGCGATCGCCATTGGCGAATTCCAGCGTCAACCGCTCGACGGCGGCGAGGCCCGCGTTGATCTGCCCGACCACCTCGATGCGCCGAATACGCTCGGCCAGCACCTGGCGACGCGGCAACAGGTGCAGCCGCCAGCCATTGCCCGGGCGTTCGCTGAGCACCAGTTCGTAGTCCTCGCGCAGGGCCTCGATCCGACCATTGAGGATGCCGCGTAGGCTGTCGGCCAGGGCCGCACCCTCGGGCGAGTCGTCCAGCTGCACGACCCGCCGGCGATCCTCGGC harbors:
- a CDS encoding beta-ketoacyl-[acyl-carrier-protein] synthase family protein translates to MSAPSASPSLSPRLPRLGITALTATTPAGPGRGALLAALRDRRGALAPCDFLDVDLPTWIGRVTDLESVSLPDDLADYDCRNNRLAELGLQQDGFAEAVAAAVQRHGAGRIAVVLGTSTSGILHTELAFRERDPETGALPSPLHYATTHELSSAPRYVRQRLDLKGPVYAVSTACSSSGKVFASAQRLIATGMCDAVVVGGVDSLCLTTLYGFASLELTSTGPCRPGDAARNGISIGEAAGFALVEADRGEAPLCLFGVGESVDAHHMSSPHPEGRGAQLAMRRALDAASLAPASVDYVNLHGTASRVNDAAEDRALEAVFGRGQVCSSTKGWTGHTLGAAGITGLVTGALAIEHGFLPGTLNTEQVDPDFTADYLLGNRDRRPTRVMTNSFGFGGNNCSLLFGRPEENA
- the fabG gene encoding 3-oxoacyl-ACP reductase FabG; translated protein: MNNKETVQSKLALVTGASGAIGAAIARRLAADGFDLLLHANRNVERVEELAVELRTAGGEAEALTFDVTDPEAVDAVLAPILAERAIQVLVNNAGMHDDGPLAGMSAARWRAVVDVSLNGFHHVTQPVLLPMIRTRWGRVINIASVSGLIGNRGQSNYSAAKAGLIGATRALSREVASRGVLVNAVAPGLIESPMSAGSAAADGIKDHIPMRRAGRPEEVAEVVGFLAGEGAAYVTGQVIAVDGGMT
- a CDS encoding beta-ketoacyl synthase chain length factor, with product MKLSIRGVGFVGAALSDWREAADALRTGREPGHMSVAELGRALKADRLPRTERRRAGKSTRLAMTACWEAVEAAGLDPATLPMVFASSTGDTEVLTHSCASLAETDRMISPIRFHNSVHNAASGYWSISVGAQEPATAIAAHHETAAAGLLEAGMQATLGDRPVLLVVYDLPFPEPMHQAEPIAEPLAIALVIQSAQAGDTDRLAITLSAETDRGDAGMAGPAWERLRREVPAGRLLPLLEAMVRREPGRFPLALDETSYLDLSYQPK
- a CDS encoding polysaccharide deacetylase family protein — encoded protein: MKPIHARAGGYPVMLSFDDGPRPGSTERILDVLAGRGLQPDRPLRAAFFTLAHNPPGWLARRLLFAPYEIWTEKGSLVRHPDLARRIIEEGHWLGNHGATHFWPRWPWYRNPRRVEAQLLEWERVADAVVPAWRGRSARLARAPYLSRTSAWRAATARTGFTELGGMTTGDADPRAACDDVRRTLLTRLERERRLAEQTSRPVLLIFHDIRELTAECLDGWLDAISAAGYALTDFDPDRL
- a CDS encoding MMPL family transporter, which translates into the protein MTPRRNPALILGLWLTVVLLAIYSITQTRFTADMSAFLPASPSPEQQLLVDQLQRGAVSRTFLVGIDGGSGEQRAKASRQLHADLVDDPAFAAVQNGDRAHHEQARQFLFEHRYLLSPAVDAERFSVEGLTRAIGESIRELNSPLGDITRELFPRDPTGEMLALLDRHDSQAGRAGPARCCGVWSSSDQSTMLLVAQARASGSDTDGLARAAQRIQAAFDTIRGDIDPSLRLVIAGSPMFAIEARDHIKAEVTLFTTISVILVTLVLLLAYRSLPVLLAGLLPVGSGVAVGIAMVGLGFDEVHGITIGFGTALMGEAIDYSIYYFVQSRQSRVDRAGQRAGQHAWLRDYWPTVRLGLITSLIGFAALLFSGFPGLMQIGLYAMTGLLTAALVTRYVLPILGPRLPRADIAGLGRRLERPVAGLRRLRSVAVLLGALAVAVLVFQQDGLWRDTLSGLAPIDPGLEATDTRLREQLGSPSPRHLVVVKGDDREAALRAAERVTAILDQRVENGLLAGYRSPTETLPSLATQHARQAALPSGEELEQRLAQALTDLPVSPDRLPGFVDDVARQKDAAAIGLADLEGTPLWLAVAGQLPSDGKAGHAAAVITLYTDPASPSDLAALGEAIDPVESAVLIDLLAESNRLYARYLNTTLVVSVAGAAAIVLLLLLVQASPRRTLRTLLPITLAVLLVVAGHALFGGQLTLLHLVGLLLVAAIGSNYALFFQPPPGQSNGLDARTLASLTLATTTTVTAFGVLAFSSVPVLQAIGATVAPGALAAWLLAAIFAAPSDRSTPTTKQP
- a CDS encoding outer membrane lipoprotein carrier protein LolA — encoded protein: MTLSFSRRFAALILLTLPLPTYALNIEELATALAERGADSTDYQQTRYLGILDEPLESSGRLSFEPPDRLVQEQRHPEARTLILDGDQLTFEAEDRRRVVQLDDSPEGAALADSLRGILNGRIEALREDYELVLSERPGNGWRLHLLPRRQVLAERIRRIEVVGQINAGLAAVERLTLEFANGDRSVMRLGPHGNADPDDERRSP